In Alteromonas mediterranea DE, a single genomic region encodes these proteins:
- a CDS encoding valine--tRNA ligase: protein MDKTFEPQSIEQQCYKSWEEAGLFKASGSGDPYCILLPPPNVTGSLHMGHGFQQTIMDALTRYHRMKGDNTLWQVGTDHAGIATQMVVERQLNAEGKTRHDLGREDFIKKVWEWKEHSGGTITGQMRRLGTSPDWSREVFTMDEDLSKAVTEVFVKLHEEGLIYRGKRLVNWDPVLHTAVSDLEVLNEEEDGHMWHMRYPLADGSGELVVATTRPETMLGDTAVAVHPDDERYQRFIGKEIKLPITGRLIPVIADDYVDQEFGTGCVKITPAHDFNDYDMGKRHNLPMINILTDDAKINDDAPEAYRGLDRFDARKQIVADLEAQGSLVKIEPHELKVPRGDRTGAVIEPYLTDQWYVAVESLAKPAIEAVESGEIRFVPENWNKTYYQWMHNIQDWCISRQLWWGHRIPAWYDENGKVFVGRTEEEVREKHGLGSEVTLSQDDDVLDTWFSSALWPFATMGWPEETPDLETFVPSSVLVTGFDIIFFWVARMIMMTKKFTGKIPFKDIYITGLIRDENGDKMSKSKGNVLDPIDLIDGIDIESLVTKRTAGMMQPQLAEKIAKRTRKQFPDGIQAYGTDALRFTFAAMASTSRDINFDMARVEGYRNFCNKIWNASRFVLMNTEEHDTGRDGGEMVLSMADRWIWAKFQQTLVEFEKALEDYRFDIAAQTVYEFTWNQFCDWYLELTKPVLSNDASTDAEKRGTRHTLINVLESLLRLLHPLMPFITDTIWQRVVPQSALKVEEGASIMVQAFPEVDAAKQDDKVLADIEWVKKFIVGIRNIRGEMDISPNKPLNALLKNVSDEDARRLDAAKAFLDKLSKLETVTILKDGEEAPASATALVGEMEILIPMAGLIDKDAELARITKAMEKIEKDVSRTRGKLGNEKFVSNAPEAVIEKERGKLEEGEKALAKLKEQFDTIKAL, encoded by the coding sequence ATGGATAAAACCTTCGAACCGCAGTCCATCGAGCAGCAATGCTACAAGTCATGGGAAGAGGCGGGTTTATTTAAAGCTTCAGGTAGCGGCGACCCTTATTGTATTTTGCTTCCGCCACCAAACGTTACCGGTAGCCTTCACATGGGCCATGGTTTCCAGCAAACCATTATGGACGCCTTAACCCGTTATCACCGCATGAAGGGCGACAATACGCTATGGCAAGTGGGTACTGACCACGCCGGTATTGCTACCCAGATGGTGGTAGAACGCCAACTTAACGCTGAAGGCAAGACGCGCCACGATTTAGGTCGCGAAGACTTCATCAAGAAAGTGTGGGAATGGAAAGAGCACAGCGGCGGAACGATCACCGGTCAAATGCGCCGTTTAGGTACGTCACCTGACTGGTCTCGCGAAGTGTTCACCATGGACGAAGACCTGTCTAAAGCCGTAACGGAAGTGTTCGTTAAACTACACGAAGAAGGCCTTATTTACCGTGGCAAGCGTTTGGTTAACTGGGATCCAGTGCTTCACACAGCAGTATCTGATCTTGAAGTACTAAACGAAGAAGAAGACGGCCACATGTGGCACATGCGCTACCCGTTAGCTGACGGTAGCGGTGAGCTAGTGGTAGCCACTACCCGCCCTGAAACCATGCTAGGTGATACAGCGGTTGCGGTTCACCCCGATGACGAGCGTTATCAACGCTTTATCGGCAAAGAAATTAAGCTGCCGATTACTGGCCGTTTAATTCCTGTGATTGCCGATGACTATGTCGACCAAGAATTCGGTACAGGCTGCGTTAAAATTACGCCAGCTCACGACTTTAACGACTACGACATGGGTAAGCGTCACAACCTACCTATGATCAACATTCTTACCGACGATGCGAAAATTAACGATGATGCGCCAGAAGCGTATCGCGGTTTAGATCGCTTCGATGCGCGTAAGCAAATTGTTGCTGACCTAGAAGCCCAAGGCTCGTTGGTTAAGATTGAGCCGCACGAGCTTAAAGTGCCGCGTGGCGACAGAACCGGAGCGGTTATCGAGCCATACCTTACTGACCAGTGGTATGTAGCCGTTGAGTCTCTTGCTAAGCCAGCTATTGAAGCAGTGGAAAGCGGTGAAATTCGTTTTGTGCCAGAGAACTGGAACAAAACTTATTACCAGTGGATGCACAACATTCAAGACTGGTGTATTTCACGTCAACTGTGGTGGGGACACCGTATTCCGGCGTGGTATGACGAAAACGGCAAGGTTTTTGTTGGCCGCACCGAAGAAGAAGTACGTGAAAAGCACGGCCTTGGCAGTGAGGTAACCCTTTCACAAGACGACGATGTACTCGATACCTGGTTCTCAAGTGCACTATGGCCGTTCGCGACCATGGGCTGGCCAGAAGAAACGCCAGATCTAGAAACCTTCGTACCGTCTTCAGTGCTAGTAACTGGCTTTGACATCATCTTCTTCTGGGTTGCCAGAATGATCATGATGACCAAGAAGTTCACCGGCAAAATTCCGTTTAAAGATATCTACATCACTGGTCTTATTCGCGATGAGAACGGCGATAAAATGTCAAAGTCAAAGGGCAACGTGCTTGACCCCATCGATTTGATTGATGGTATTGATATTGAGTCGCTAGTCACTAAGCGTACCGCAGGCATGATGCAGCCGCAGCTGGCTGAAAAGATTGCCAAGCGCACGCGTAAGCAGTTCCCTGACGGTATTCAGGCTTACGGTACAGACGCACTTCGCTTTACCTTTGCTGCTATGGCGTCAACCAGCCGCGACATCAACTTTGATATGGCCCGTGTTGAAGGCTACCGCAACTTCTGTAACAAAATTTGGAATGCATCGCGTTTCGTATTGATGAACACAGAAGAGCACGACACAGGTCGTGACGGTGGCGAAATGGTACTTAGCATGGCCGATCGCTGGATTTGGGCGAAGTTCCAACAAACCCTGGTTGAGTTTGAAAAGGCCCTTGAAGACTACCGCTTCGACATTGCTGCGCAAACGGTTTACGAGTTCACCTGGAACCAGTTCTGCGACTGGTACTTAGAGCTGACTAAGCCTGTGCTTAGCAACGATGCCAGCACCGACGCTGAAAAGCGCGGTACACGCCATACGCTTATCAATGTGCTTGAAAGCCTGCTTCGCTTGTTGCACCCGCTAATGCCATTTATCACCGACACTATTTGGCAGCGCGTTGTGCCACAAAGTGCGCTTAAGGTGGAAGAGGGCGCCAGCATTATGGTTCAGGCATTCCCTGAGGTTGATGCAGCAAAACAAGACGACAAAGTACTTGCTGATATCGAGTGGGTGAAGAAGTTTATCGTGGGTATTCGTAATATCCGCGGTGAAATGGACATTTCGCCAAACAAACCGCTTAACGCGCTACTTAAAAACGTAAGCGATGAAGACGCGCGTCGTCTTGATGCGGCTAAAGCGTTCCTCGATAAGCTTTCTAAGCTTGAAACCGTAACTATATTGAAAGACGGTGAAGAAGCACCAGCCAGCGCCACAGCGCTTGTGGGCGAGATGGAAATTCTTATCCCAATGGCAGGGCTTATCGATAAAGACGCAGAGCTTGCTCGTATTACTAAGGCCATGGAGAAAATCGAGAAAGATGTTTCTCGTACTCGTGGCAAATTAGGTAACGAGAAGTTCGTAAGTAATGCACCAGAAGCGGTTATTGAAAAAGAACGCGGTAAGTTAGAAGAGGGCGAAAAAGCCCTAGCCAAACTTAAAGAGCAGTTCGACACCATAAAAGCGCTGTAA
- a CDS encoding DNA polymerase III subunit chi, producing the protein MPQVIFYQLTSSDNGVAGRASEVIASAFANKQKISVLCDTQAQAEEVDELLWQLPADRFVPHNLYGEGPQSGTPVEICWRPEQVARRQMVVNVGSGMVPSPNQHRQIIDFVPVDENAKQAARVRYKNYQQAGCNMQFKSA; encoded by the coding sequence ATGCCACAAGTGATATTTTATCAACTTACCAGCAGTGACAATGGTGTGGCAGGCCGCGCCAGCGAAGTTATTGCCTCAGCGTTTGCCAATAAGCAAAAGATTAGCGTGCTGTGCGATACACAGGCGCAGGCTGAAGAAGTTGATGAATTGTTGTGGCAGCTGCCGGCTGACCGTTTTGTTCCCCATAACCTTTATGGTGAAGGGCCGCAATCAGGAACGCCGGTGGAAATTTGTTGGCGGCCAGAGCAGGTAGCCAGACGACAAATGGTGGTTAATGTGGGGTCCGGTATGGTGCCTTCACCCAACCAGCATCGTCAAATCATCGATTTTGTACCCGTGGACGAGAACGCCAAACAGGCCGCGCGGGTAAGATACAAAAACTATCAGCAAGCTGGATGCAACATGCAGTTTAAATCTGCATAA
- the pepA gene encoding leucyl aminopeptidase: MEFSVKSGSPEKQRSACIVVGVFEPRRLTAVAEQLDEISEGYISNLLRRGDLEGKAGQMLLLHNVPNVLSERVLLVGCGKERELDERQYKNIIAKTIQTLNETGSMEAVCFLTELHVKGRDTYWKVRQAVEATEDTLYTFMQLKTKKGEPRRPLRKIVFNVPTRRELTVGERAIEHGLAVARGAKVTKDVANMPPNICNPAYLWQQAQELASQYDSVTAEVVDETQMAELGMQAYLAVGRGSDNESMMSIMHHRGGPADQAPIVLVGKGLTFDSGGISIKPGEAMDEMKYDMGGAAGVLGTMHTIAALNLPINVIGVLAGCENMPDGKAYRPGDILTTMSGQTVEVLNTDAEGRLVLCDALTYVERFDPELVIDVATLTGAAIIALGHHATAVMSTHNPLAHELLNASEQSSDRAWRLPLWDDYQEQLESPFADMTNLGGRPAGSITAGCFLSRFTKKYNWAHLDIAGTAWRSGKNKGATGRPVPMLSQFLMNRADIKLED, translated from the coding sequence GTGGAGTTTAGTGTAAAAAGTGGCAGTCCAGAAAAGCAACGCAGTGCATGTATTGTTGTGGGCGTCTTTGAGCCGCGCCGCCTTACGGCAGTGGCAGAACAACTAGACGAAATCAGTGAAGGTTATATCAGCAACTTGTTGCGCCGCGGCGACTTAGAAGGTAAAGCGGGCCAAATGTTGTTGCTACACAATGTACCGAACGTACTCAGCGAACGCGTGCTTTTAGTCGGTTGTGGTAAAGAGCGCGAATTAGACGAGCGCCAGTACAAAAACATTATCGCGAAAACTATCCAAACTTTGAACGAAACAGGGTCAATGGAAGCGGTGTGCTTCTTAACCGAGCTTCACGTTAAAGGTCGCGATACCTATTGGAAAGTGCGCCAAGCGGTAGAAGCAACTGAAGACACGCTGTACACCTTTATGCAGCTTAAAACGAAAAAAGGCGAGCCTCGTCGTCCGCTGCGTAAAATTGTATTTAACGTGCCTACTCGCCGTGAACTTACCGTGGGTGAACGTGCCATTGAGCATGGCCTGGCCGTTGCTCGTGGTGCCAAAGTAACCAAAGACGTGGCGAACATGCCGCCAAATATCTGTAACCCAGCGTACCTGTGGCAGCAAGCGCAAGAACTGGCTAGCCAATACGATAGCGTAACCGCTGAAGTGGTGGATGAAACCCAAATGGCCGAGCTTGGTATGCAAGCGTATTTAGCTGTTGGTCGTGGTTCAGACAACGAAAGCATGATGAGTATTATGCATCATCGCGGTGGTCCTGCTGATCAAGCGCCAATTGTACTTGTAGGTAAAGGCCTTACGTTTGATTCGGGCGGTATTTCAATAAAGCCTGGCGAAGCCATGGATGAAATGAAGTACGACATGGGTGGTGCGGCAGGTGTGCTAGGTACTATGCACACTATCGCGGCGCTTAACCTGCCAATTAACGTTATTGGCGTATTAGCAGGCTGTGAAAACATGCCAGATGGCAAAGCGTACCGTCCGGGTGACATTCTAACTACCATGTCGGGTCAAACCGTTGAAGTGCTAAACACTGATGCGGAAGGTCGTTTGGTATTGTGCGATGCGCTAACCTACGTAGAGCGCTTCGACCCAGAGCTAGTGATTGACGTAGCCACACTAACTGGCGCGGCCATTATTGCTCTTGGTCACCATGCAACAGCCGTGATGAGCACGCACAATCCGCTTGCTCACGAGCTACTTAATGCATCAGAGCAAAGCTCAGATCGCGCATGGCGTCTACCGCTATGGGACGATTACCAAGAGCAGCTTGAAAGCCCGTTTGCCGACATGACGAACCTTGGTGGTCGCCCAGCAGGGTCAATTACGGCGGGTTGTTTCTTGTCGCGCTTCACTAAGAAGTACAACTGGGCTCACCTTGATATTGCCGGTACGGCATGGCGCAGTGGTAAGAACAAAGGCGCAACAGGCCGTCCAGTGCCTATGCTGTCTCAGTTCCTAATGAACCGCGCTGATATCAAGTTAGAGGACTAA
- the lptF gene encoding LPS export ABC transporter permease LptF, producing the protein MLIFRYLLKETLKSQLAIFFILMAIFVTLRFVRVLGDASDGDIPAGLVLGFLGLYAPILSSLVLPISAYLGIMLAHGRLYVDSEMTVMRACGISEWYVTRVMLFLSVLIMIVTGAITLYFAPLAAENEYQLREKARNEAGISALMPGRFQQTGNEKAVIFVHDVDKNDKLQRVFLSQNQTSDSEGDVRVVYAQTGEVASNPDGTRNLVLKQGVQYEGIQSEKAYRKVEFDEYQIQIADKPADETRRKVSVLPTSELWEDDSIEARAELQWRIAIPLSIPFLILIAVPLSAVDPRQGRFGKMFPAILLYLGYFLLLLASRRVLEDGKMPPQLGLWWVHTIMLIIGITLIVRDRKTGTQLRAWILGKK; encoded by the coding sequence ATGCTGATATTCCGCTATTTACTTAAGGAAACGCTGAAATCTCAGTTAGCGATTTTCTTCATCCTAATGGCCATTTTTGTCACCCTGAGGTTTGTGCGCGTTTTAGGCGACGCATCAGACGGTGATATCCCTGCTGGCCTAGTACTTGGCTTCCTAGGCTTATACGCCCCTATTCTCTCATCATTGGTACTGCCCATCAGCGCTTATTTGGGGATCATGTTGGCGCACGGTAGGCTGTATGTAGACAGTGAAATGACCGTGATGCGCGCCTGCGGCATTAGCGAATGGTATGTCACGCGAGTGATGCTGTTCTTGTCGGTACTTATTATGATTGTGACCGGCGCTATTACCCTTTATTTCGCGCCGCTGGCTGCCGAGAACGAATATCAACTGCGCGAAAAAGCCCGTAACGAAGCGGGTATCTCCGCGCTTATGCCGGGTCGCTTCCAGCAAACGGGTAACGAAAAAGCGGTTATCTTTGTCCACGATGTAGACAAGAACGACAAGCTTCAACGGGTGTTTCTATCGCAAAACCAAACCAGCGATAGCGAAGGTGATGTGCGCGTAGTTTACGCCCAAACCGGCGAAGTGGCGAGCAACCCCGATGGCACCCGAAACCTTGTTTTGAAGCAAGGCGTGCAGTACGAAGGTATACAGTCTGAAAAGGCCTACCGCAAAGTTGAATTTGATGAATACCAAATTCAAATTGCCGATAAGCCTGCTGATGAAACCCGTCGTAAGGTAAGCGTGCTGCCCACCAGCGAACTGTGGGAAGACGACAGTATTGAAGCCAGAGCAGAGCTTCAATGGCGAATTGCTATTCCGCTGTCGATTCCATTTTTAATACTTATTGCGGTACCACTTAGCGCCGTCGACCCTCGACAGGGGCGATTTGGCAAGATGTTCCCCGCCATTTTGTTGTACTTGGGCTATTTCTTACTGTTGTTGGCCAGCAGACGTGTACTGGAAGACGGAAAGATGCCGCCCCAACTAGGACTGTGGTGGGTACATACCATTATGTTGATTATAGGCATTACGCTTATCGTGCGAGATAGGAAAACTGGCACGCAGTTACGCGCATGGATATTGGGGAAGAAATAA
- the lptG gene encoding LPS export ABC transporter permease LptG, with product MFKILDLYIARTLLSTITVTLSVLIGLSALIKFVEQLRKIGEGDYDMLAAFIYVLLSLPRDLEQFFPMATLLGGLIGMGVLASNSELVVMQAAGMSRWNIINSAMKSTLVMILAVMAVGEWVTPFSETKAKQLRTEAISGGSLFSSDKLVWAKDGDRFVSIGQVISQDSLKDVSIFNFNSDLSLQSITYAKNSTYDGDGWWLSNVEVTQFTETQVSVDDTDRMRWNSTLTPDKLGIVAVKPEALSITGLLDYVNYLDNNDQDPSRYELALWRKIFQPISVGVMLLMALSFIFGPLRSVTMGARVIMGVLTGFGFFILNEVFGPVSLVYQLPPFLGALLPSLLFAAVAGVMLRR from the coding sequence ATGTTTAAGATCCTCGATTTATACATCGCTCGAACGCTACTAAGTACGATCACTGTCACGCTAAGCGTACTTATTGGCTTAAGCGCGTTAATCAAGTTCGTTGAACAGCTGCGTAAAATTGGTGAAGGCGATTACGACATGCTCGCCGCCTTTATCTACGTGTTATTAAGCCTTCCGCGAGACCTAGAACAATTCTTTCCCATGGCGACGTTGCTTGGCGGCCTTATTGGCATGGGCGTCTTGGCCAGCAATAGCGAACTGGTGGTAATGCAGGCTGCGGGCATGAGCCGCTGGAACATCATTAACTCGGCCATGAAGTCTACCCTTGTCATGATTTTAGCGGTCATGGCGGTGGGCGAATGGGTCACGCCGTTCAGCGAGACCAAAGCTAAACAACTACGCACTGAAGCGATTTCTGGGGGCAGTTTATTTTCATCTGACAAGCTTGTTTGGGCCAAAGACGGCGATAGGTTTGTGAGTATTGGTCAGGTTATCAGCCAAGACTCCCTTAAAGACGTGAGCATTTTTAACTTTAATTCAGACCTGTCACTACAAAGCATTACCTATGCAAAAAACAGCACATATGATGGCGATGGCTGGTGGTTAAGCAACGTAGAAGTCACACAGTTTACGGAAACGCAAGTCTCGGTTGATGACACCGACCGTATGCGCTGGAACTCAACGCTAACCCCAGATAAGTTAGGCATTGTAGCGGTTAAACCCGAGGCCTTATCCATTACTGGCCTGCTTGATTACGTAAATTACTTAGACAATAACGACCAAGACCCGTCTCGCTATGAATTGGCACTATGGCGAAAAATATTTCAGCCTATTTCAGTGGGCGTGATGTTGTTGATGGCGCTTTCGTTTATCTTCGGGCCGTTACGCAGCGTAACTATGGGAGCGCGCGTGATCATGGGCGTACTCACAGGCTTTGGTTTCTTTATTCTAAACGAGGTTTTCGGCCCAGTAAGTTTGGTTTACCAATTGCCGCCCTTCCTTGGCGCATTGCTACCAAGCCTGCTGTTTGCTGCTGTCGCCGGTGTGATGCTTAGACGTTGA
- a CDS encoding RDD family protein, which produces MARHDKKAKKNSSSSNRPKSKDELSTNSAGSDSSALQRAGFVRRLLAMIYDTLVATAVGMCAAMVMIITLVVMLKNGALDLQGYAEPADLIQASSGYKLLIQTWVGLWIAGFFLWFWRRGGQTLGMRAWRLRIYSTVEEPMSWPRLFIRLVASLGGLGTLLVLFDYKNKQSLQDRLAQTEVLKLTKEANDHKSW; this is translated from the coding sequence GTGGCGCGTCACGATAAAAAAGCTAAGAAGAACTCCTCCTCATCTAACCGCCCAAAGAGTAAGGATGAGTTAAGCACAAACAGCGCGGGATCGGATAGCTCGGCGCTTCAGCGAGCTGGATTCGTTAGACGCTTATTGGCAATGATTTACGATACGCTAGTGGCCACAGCTGTTGGAATGTGTGCGGCTATGGTGATGATAATAACCTTGGTTGTTATGTTGAAAAATGGTGCGCTTGATCTGCAAGGTTATGCTGAACCTGCCGACTTAATTCAAGCTTCTTCAGGCTATAAACTGCTTATTCAGACCTGGGTAGGTTTATGGATAGCGGGTTTCTTCTTGTGGTTTTGGCGAAGAGGCGGGCAAACGCTGGGCATGCGTGCATGGCGTTTACGTATTTACAGCACCGTAGAAGAGCCAATGTCCTGGCCACGTTTGTTCATACGCCTTGTTGCGTCGTTGGGCGGCTTAGGGACTTTGCTTGTTTTGTTTGATTACAAGAACAAGCAATCGCTGCAAGACCGCTTGGCACAAACAGAAGTGTTGAAGCTGACTAAAGAAGCGAACGACCATAAGAGCTGGTGA
- a CDS encoding TonB-dependent receptor, whose amino-acid sequence MTNITLVKTLIASSIAFSISPALALDDPEGDIEHIRVRGDASIKDGEFISASQGWVSGDTLIERPMLRAGEILEFIPGMMVTQHSGSGKANQYFLRGFNLDHGTDFTVSVDGMPVNMRSHGHGQGYSDLNFIIPEFIDNLSYFKGTYYANIGDFSSAGGAFFNLRDALEQNQLFLGLGEYGFKRAVALNQFNAGESRVVTALEYQTYDGPWTDVDEDVKKKNAHIRYITPLLDGQLTVTGMAYDNSWNGADQVPERAIQSGLIDRLGSIDTQVGGESSRYSLSANYTSDTWNASFYAIDTDLSLFSNFTYFLDNPALGDQFEQADDRQIYGGELFTTLPLAITEGSSLTLGGQWRFDDIDNVGLYRTQNLQRFGTIREDAIESNSYALFAQSNIVLSDALSLSLGGRYDYLDVNVNSDVNANSGSADDGIFTLKAGLKYLLSEQLTAFANIGQGYHSNDARGATISVDPVSGDATEPSPLLVKSLGYEAGVNFTDNKTYNVSAALWRLELDSELVYVGDAGFTEASRPSERHGIEVSAYYWISHHVTTDIEAAWTKARFSDSVEGEGRHIDGTVPGVVSAGLTYFQNSNQLGFSYTLRGRYLSSRTVESFDKISPPSTFLMNAQVAYRQPEWDLTLEVLNALDSDDHDIDYFYASRLPGEPDEGVEDLHYHPVEPRNVRLTFTLKY is encoded by the coding sequence GTGACGAATATAACTCTAGTAAAAACACTTATAGCAAGTTCAATTGCATTTAGCATTTCCCCTGCATTGGCACTAGATGACCCAGAGGGAGATATCGAGCACATCAGAGTGCGTGGTGATGCTTCCATTAAGGACGGCGAGTTTATCTCCGCTTCACAGGGATGGGTTTCAGGCGATACGCTTATCGAGCGGCCAATGCTTCGCGCTGGTGAGATACTTGAGTTTATACCCGGCATGATGGTGACTCAGCACAGCGGTTCGGGAAAGGCCAATCAGTATTTCCTTCGCGGGTTTAATCTCGATCACGGAACCGACTTTACCGTAAGCGTAGACGGTATGCCTGTGAATATGCGAAGCCACGGTCACGGGCAGGGTTATAGCGACCTAAACTTCATCATTCCAGAATTTATAGACAACCTTAGCTACTTTAAAGGCACGTATTACGCCAACATTGGTGACTTTTCCAGCGCTGGCGGGGCGTTCTTCAACTTGCGAGACGCTCTTGAACAGAACCAGCTCTTTTTAGGCTTAGGTGAATATGGGTTCAAGCGCGCCGTTGCTTTGAATCAGTTTAACGCTGGTGAGAGTCGCGTTGTTACTGCTCTAGAGTATCAAACCTATGACGGCCCATGGACTGACGTTGACGAAGATGTAAAAAAGAAGAACGCACATATCCGTTATATTACGCCCTTGCTAGACGGCCAACTCACAGTAACAGGCATGGCTTACGACAACAGCTGGAATGGCGCTGATCAAGTTCCTGAGCGCGCTATTCAAAGCGGCTTAATAGACCGGCTTGGCTCTATCGACACTCAAGTGGGCGGTGAATCCTCTCGCTATAGTTTATCTGCAAACTATACCAGCGACACGTGGAACGCCTCGTTTTATGCTATCGATACCGACCTCAGCCTTTTTTCAAACTTCACTTACTTTTTAGATAACCCTGCTCTAGGCGATCAATTTGAGCAAGCTGACGACAGACAAATTTATGGTGGCGAACTATTTACCACCCTCCCCCTCGCTATTACCGAAGGCAGTAGCCTGACATTAGGCGGCCAGTGGCGTTTTGATGATATTGATAACGTAGGCTTGTACCGCACGCAAAACCTTCAGCGTTTTGGCACGATTCGAGAAGATGCCATAGAAAGCAACAGCTATGCGTTATTTGCTCAGTCAAACATTGTATTAAGTGATGCACTTAGTCTGTCATTAGGTGGTCGTTATGATTACTTAGATGTAAACGTCAATAGCGATGTAAACGCAAACAGCGGTAGTGCTGACGATGGTATTTTTACGTTAAAAGCAGGCCTGAAATACTTGTTGTCTGAACAGCTCACCGCGTTTGCCAATATCGGTCAGGGCTACCACTCAAACGACGCTCGGGGTGCAACCATCAGCGTAGATCCGGTAAGTGGGGATGCAACCGAACCTTCACCGCTATTAGTAAAGTCTCTTGGTTATGAAGCCGGAGTCAATTTTACCGATAACAAAACTTATAACGTATCAGCTGCATTGTGGCGACTAGAACTAGACAGTGAGCTGGTTTACGTCGGCGACGCAGGTTTTACCGAGGCGAGCCGCCCATCGGAAAGACACGGCATTGAAGTAAGTGCCTACTATTGGATTAGTCACCATGTTACAACTGATATTGAAGCCGCATGGACAAAAGCGAGGTTTAGCGACAGCGTAGAAGGCGAAGGCCGCCATATTGACGGTACAGTTCCGGGCGTTGTGAGCGCGGGCCTGACGTATTTTCAAAACAGCAACCAGCTTGGGTTTAGCTATACGCTGCGAGGTCGTTATTTAAGTTCTCGCACCGTTGAAAGCTTCGATAAAATTTCACCGCCATCAACGTTTTTAATGAATGCACAGGTCGCTTATCGTCAGCCTGAGTGGGACCTAACTTTAGAAGTGCTGAATGCCTTAGACAGTGACGACCATGACATCGACTACTTTTACGCATCAAGGCTGCCGGGCGAGCCAGACGAAGGCGTGGAAGATTTGCATTACCACCCTGTCGAACCAAGAAATGTTCGACTTACTTTTACCCTGAAATACTAA
- a CDS encoding sigma-70 family RNA polymerase sigma factor — MEHETLFPLLCKTADGDKKAFAELYKITSPQLYAVALKLLKRPELADEATQDAYIKIWHNAGNYQRGKGTVLTWMVSIARYRALDLIRYHNVRNEVELHDDAPSGVEATQAVKLGAEQAKLATCLDELEGPQRQAIHLAYVNGMSHQEVVNHLASPLGTIKSWIRRGLQSLQRCLSL, encoded by the coding sequence ATGGAACATGAAACTTTGTTCCCTCTGCTGTGTAAAACGGCAGACGGCGACAAAAAAGCCTTCGCAGAGCTTTATAAGATAACCAGTCCGCAGCTTTATGCGGTTGCTTTAAAGCTGTTAAAGCGACCCGAGCTTGCCGATGAGGCCACACAAGATGCCTATATTAAAATCTGGCATAACGCAGGAAATTACCAGCGTGGAAAAGGCACAGTACTTACGTGGATGGTAAGCATTGCACGCTATCGCGCACTAGATTTAATTCGCTATCACAATGTGAGAAACGAAGTTGAGCTTCACGATGACGCGCCATCGGGCGTTGAAGCCACTCAAGCTGTTAAGCTAGGTGCTGAACAAGCAAAATTAGCGACCTGTTTAGATGAACTTGAGGGCCCCCAACGACAAGCTATTCACTTGGCTTACGTGAATGGCATGTCGCATCAAGAAGTGGTGAATCACTTAGCATCACCACTTGGTACAATTAAAAGCTGGATAAGACGAGGCTTGCAAAGTTTGCAGAGGTGCCTATCACTATGA